A region from the Panicum hallii strain FIL2 chromosome 1, PHallii_v3.1, whole genome shotgun sequence genome encodes:
- the LOC112889983 gene encoding uncharacterized protein LOC112889983, whose amino-acid sequence MAEAPSKIESMRKWVVEHKLRAVGCLWLTGISSSIAYNWSRPNMKPSVKIIHARLHAQALTLAALVGSACVEYYDNKYGSSGPKVDKYTSQYMAHAHKD is encoded by the exons ATGGCGGAGGCCCCGAGCAAGATCGAATCCATGAGGAAGTGGGTCGTGGAGCACAAGCTCCGAGCCGTAG GTTGCCTCTGGCTCACTGGGATCAGCAGTTCGATCGCCTACAACTGGTCGCGGCCCAATATGAAGCCTAGCGTCAAGATCATCCACGCAAG GTTGCACGCACAGGCTCTAACCCTTGCTGCATTGGTTGGTTCTGCATGCGTGGAGTACTATGATAACAAATATGGTTCTTCTGGGCCTAAGGTGGACAAATACACAAGCCAATACATGGCACATGCACATAAAGATTAA
- the LOC112878866 gene encoding uncharacterized protein LOC112878866, whose product MFEKNEPFTYLHCWKLLKDEVKWSDRMVELNAAASKPPQAAAESGSNNGQPARPEGRDAAKRRKTDGGPDSSASSTAFAVLQQMNDRCEESGQQQEAHMQKILGMKENKIALEEKMYDLHKQDAERRAMLKEEHLKLTKMDIEVRDKQSEAQLLTAEIGIMGADLEKLAPNVKAYYLAMQAEIMKRRGIRSPTSSDM is encoded by the coding sequence ATGTTCGAAAAAAATGAACCTTTCACCTATTTACATTGCTGGAAGTTGTTGAAGGATGAGGTAAAATGGAGTGACAGAATGGTGGAGTTGAACGCAGCTGCATCCAAGCCACCACAGGCTGCAGCTGAATCAGGCAGCAACAATGGTCAACCTGCTCGGCCTGAGGGTAGGGATGCTGCTAAACGCCGCAAGACAGACGGTGGTCCTGATTCATCAGCTTCAAGCACTGCCTTTGCTGTGCTGCAGCAAATGAATGACAGGTGCGAAGAATCAGGTCAACAGCAGGAAGCCCATATGCAGAAGATTTTGGGCATGAAGGAAAACAAGATAGCACTAGAGGAGAAGATGTATGACCTGCACAAGCAGGATGCAGAGAGGAGGGCTATGCTGAAGGAAGAGCATTTGAAACTCACCAAGATGGACATTGAGGTGAGGGACAAGCAAAGTGAGGCTCAGCTTCTAACTGCTGAGATTGGTATCATGGGTGCAGACTTAGAGAAGCTTGCACCTAATGTTAAAGCGTACTACCTTGCTATGCAGGCTGAGATTATGAAGCGTAGGGGAATTAGAAGCCCTACCAGTTCTGATATGTGA
- the LOC112889998 gene encoding DNA mismatch repair protein PMS1 isoform X2, protein MAGGGGGGGRADSSPAIKPISKAVVHRICSGQVIFDLSSAVKELVENSLDAGATSVEVSLKAYGEEWFKVSDNGCGISPANFQALALKHHTSKISDFSDLGSVVTFGFRGEALSSLCALGKLTVETRTKDEPVGTHLEFEHSGVVANQRKIARQVGTTVTVEKLFSTLPVRSKEFSRNIRKEYGKVISLLNAYALIAKGVRLLCTNTVGKNSKIVVLRTQGSSSMKDNVITIFGLNTFKCLEPFSVTISDGCQVEGYLSKPGPGTGRNSGDRQFFYVNGRPIDMPKITKVVNELYRSSNAKQYPVAILDFRIPTTSYDVNVAPDKRKIFFSSESMILRSLREAVENLYSPQQCSFSINHVEEPEKEEDTVTDGHNEDTNLIAADNVSSPDNSDDSEETDIEDQISPENQKEPSSATKVAIEATSRDVRPLSGGTATQADRSAWLPSFSYEQPKRLPKEGKCYASGTNHFRTGLAAKSTQSTTVQSSLMNFVSLNKRKHEDDCNLISEAPVLRRGICIEQARGTSLEANFVSPNKQNNVDDCSLNSEAPLLRRGACLEQVRRTSLEGNFVSSNKQKHEDNCSVISETPVLRRRACSEQVRRTSLEANSPAALRSSTFNISEFNLPLETNSLKHHSPQSFVSVRADVSPKHSKPPNTVTHGAEVSSPCDVHTTEPDVDVQHDRCLPISGAPNKFSVVEHQNTLSDSPLLDAHDYDEGAAVCSASVQYPSMQFTVAELRRRRKNGFRISQHANKANCLEKATRCYKAATLDIYVPSGDEAKSNSLAAATNELDRLFSKEDFGEMEVVGQFNLGFIIGKLNQDLFIVDQHAADEKYNFEGLSQSTTLNIQPLLQ, encoded by the exons ATGgctggaggagggggaggaggcggGCGCGCCGACTCCTCGCCGGCGATCAAGCCCATAAGCAAGGCGGTAGTGCACCGCATCTGCTCCGGCCAGGTCATCTTCGACCTCTCCTCCGCCGTCAAGGAGCTCGTCGAGAACAGCCTCGACGCCGGCGCCACCTCCGTCGAGGTCAGCCTCAAGGCCTACGGCGAGGAGTGGTTCAAGGTCTCTGACAACGGCTGCGGCATCTCGCCCGCCAACTTCCAG GCGCTTGCACTTAAGCACCACACGTCCAAGATATCGGATTTCTCCGACCTCGGATCCGTGGTCACATTCGGATTCCGGGGTGAAGCGCTGAGCTCGCTCTGCGCACTGGGGAAACTGACGGTTGAGACGAGGACCAAGGATGAGCCCGTTGGAACGCATTTGGAGTTTGAGCACTCAGGCGTGGTGGCCAACCAGAGGAAGATCGCACGGCAGGTTGGAACCACAGTGACCGTCGAGAAGTTGTTCTCCACCTTGCCAGTCCGGAGCAAGGAGTTTAGCAGGAACATTCGGAAAGAGTATGGGAAAGTGATCTCCCTGTTGAAT GCTTACGCCTTGATTGCCAAAGGGGTCAGGTTACTTTGCACTAATACTGTTGGAAAAAATTCTAAAATTGTGGTGCTTAGGACTCAAGGCAGCAGTTCAATGAAAGACAATGTCATTACCATATTTGGTCTGAACACTTTCAAGTGTCTTGAGCCCTTTAGTGTTACCATCTCAGATGGCTGCCAAGTAGAAGGCTATCTCTCAAAACCTGGACCTGGTACTGGTCGCAATTCAGGAGATAGACAATTCTTCTATGTGAATGGTAGACCTATCGATATGCCAAAGATCACAAAAGTTGTCAATGAGCTATACAGAAGCTCAAATGCAAAGCAATATCCTGTGGCTATCCTGGATTTCCGTATTCCAACTACATCCTATGATGTGAATGTAGCACCTGACAAGAGAAAAATTTTCTTCTCCTCTGAGAGTATGATTCTGCGGTCTTTACGGGAAGCTGTTGAAAATCTGTACTCCCCTCAACAATGCAGTTTCTCGATCAATCATGTTGAAGAGCCTGAAAAAGAAGAGGATACTGTTACTGATGGCCATAATGAAGACACAAATTTGATAGCAGCAGACAATGTTTCATCTCCTGACAATAGTGATGACAGTGAAGAAACGGACATTGAGGATCAGATTTCACCAGAGAACCAGAAAGAGCCTTCTTCAGCGACAAAGGTAGCAATTGAAGCCACATCTAGAGATGTGAGGCCCCTGTCAGGAGGCACAGCTACCCAGGCTGATAGATCTGCTTGGCTTCCATCCTTCTCATATGAGCAACCAAAAAGATTGCCTAAAGAAGGAAAATGTTATGCATCGGGAACAAATCATTTTAGAACAGGGCTTGCTGCAAAATCTACCCAATCAACTACTGTTCAATCTTCTCTTATGAACTTTGTATCACTAAACAAGCGGAAGCACGAAGACGATTGCAATCTTATTTCTGAAGCTCCAGTGCTGAGAAGAGGGATATGCATAGAACAAGCGAGGGGAACAAGTTTAGAAGCAAACTTTGTATCGCCAAACAAGCAGAACAACGTAGATGATTGCAGTCTTAATTCTGAAGCTCCACTGCTGAGAAGAGGGGCATGCTTAGAACAGGTGAGGAGAACAAGTTTAGAAGGAAACTTTGTTTCATCAAATAAGCAGAAGCACGAAGATAATTGCAGTGTTATCTCTGAAACTCCAGTGTTGAGAAGAAGGGCATGCTCAGAACAAGTGAGGAGAACAAGTTTAGAAGCAAATTCACCAGCTGCATTGAGATCAAGCACATTTAATATTTCTGAGTTCAATTTGCCTCTGGAAACAAACTCTTTAAAACATCATTCTCCACAATCATTTGTATCTGTGAGGGCAGATGTTTCACCAAAGCATTCAAAACCACCTAATACTGTGACCCATGGTGCAGAAGTATCAAGTCCATGTGATGTTCACACTACAGAACCTGATGTG GATGTGCAGCATGATCGATGCCTTCCAATTTCTGGTGCTCCCAATAAATTTTCAGTAGTCGAACATCAGAATACATTGAGCGATAGTCCTTTGCTTGATGCTCATGATTATGATGAAGGCGCTGCAGTATGTTCTGCATCTGTACAATATCCCAGTATGCAATTTACTGTTGCTGAGCTTAGGAGAAGAAGAAAGAATGGTTTTAGGATATCCCAGCATGCAAATAAAGCAAATTGTCTTGAGAAAGCTACAAG GTGCTATAAAGCCGCAACACTGGATATTTATGTACCCTCAGGTGACGAGGCAAAATCTAATTCATTAGCTGCAGCCACCAATGAATTGGACAGGCTTTTCAGTAAAGAAGATTTTGGAGAAATGGAG GTTGTTGGGCAATTTAATCTTGGTTTTATCATTGGAAAGCTTAACCAGGATCTGTTTATTGTAGATCAG CATGCTGCTGATGAGAAGTACAACTTTGAGGGCCTATCACAATCaacaactttgaacatacagCCTCTTCTCCAGTGA
- the LOC112890045 gene encoding uncharacterized protein LOC112890045: MAATFRLLILVLVLVVCPSARAARDADAVVSRIAFGSCANQSAPQPIWDAVVAFDPQVFVWLGDNVYGDNKRPFQVFGKERTVGPWKNVPRFYPSTEEELRRRYQLAKAKPGYASLRERAQVIGTWDDHDYGLNDAGKEFSGKVFTQRLLLDFLDEAEDSKRRKQAGVYTSYMFGPEGKRVKVILLDTRYHRDPLLSDGTILGDPQWQWLERELHGPQSEITVIGSSIQVVSNLSATTGPLFYVESWARFPRERERLFRLIESSKRNGVIFVSGDVHFGEIARFDCGVQYPLYDVTSSGLTQSVDNSVPVVFQPIMRLLAVLTPTTMRVLNPNCLYKSCTTGQPNFGAIEIDWNAVPPRIKLELRDVEGRSVHSVEFPISELQPSGALAMKKQEHAFQRHCTLETELPWLTQYRLALLFFGTIAVFIIAVVLLAITCLSSILMCSKKTKKE; the protein is encoded by the exons ATGGCTGCCACCTTCCGTCTGCTTATCCTCGTCCTAGTCCTCGTCGTGtgcccctccgcccgcgccgcccgcgacgCCGACGCCGTGGTGTCCAGGATCGCCTTCGGCTCCTGCGCCAACCAGAGCGCGCCCCAG CCCATTTGGGACGCCGTCGTGGCGTTCGACCCGCAGGTGTTCGTCTGGCTCGGGGACAACGTCTACGGCGACAACAAGCGCCCGTTCCAGGTGTTCGGGAAGGAGCGCACGGTCGGGCCCTGGAAGAACGTGCCGCGGTTCTACCCCTCCACCGAGGAGGAGCTGCGGAGGCGATACCAGCTTGCCAAGGCGAAGCCCGGGTACGCCAGCCTCAGGGAGAGGGCTCAG GTTATTGGAACATGGGATGACCATGATTATGGATTGAATGATGCAGGAAAAGAATTTAGTGGGAAAGTGTTTACTCAGAGGCTTCTGCTAGATTTCTTGGATGAAGCTGAAGACAGTAAACG GAGGAAACAAGCTGGTGTTTATACCTCATATATGTTTGGCCCTGAAGGAAAACGAGTGAAG GTAATCTTGTTGGATACCAGATATCACAGAGACCCACTATTAAGTGATGGAACTATTCTGGGAGATCCTCAGTGGCAGTGGCTGGAGAGGGAACTTCATGGTCCTCAATCAGAGATCACTGTCATCGGATCTTCTATCCAG GTAGTGTCTAATCTTTCTGCTACAACTGGACCTTTGTTCTATGTGGAGTCCTGGGCACGCTTTCCAAGGGAGAGAGAAAGGCTGTTCAGATTGATTGAGAGCAGCAAG AGAAATGGAGTGATATTTGTTAGTGGTGATGTTCATTTTGGAGAAATTGCTAGATTCGACTGTGGAGTTCAATATCCATTGTATGATGTTACTTCAAGTGGTCTTACCCAGTCTGTTGACAATTCTGTGCCAGTAGTCTTTCAACCTATTATGAGACTTCTGGCAGTATTAACGCCAACTACCATGCGAGTCCTAAACCCTAACTGCCTGTATAAATCATGTACTACAG GCCAACCAAATTTTGGAGCAATTGAAATTGATTGGAATGCTGTACCTCCGCGGATTAAACTTGAACTGAGAGATGTTGAGGGCCGTTCTGTTCACAGTGTGGAGTTCCCTATATCTGAACTGCAGCCATCAGGTGCGCTTGCAATGAAGAAACAAGAACATGCTTTTCAACGGCACTGTACTCTTGAGACAGAGCTTCCATGGCTAACACAATACCGGCTCGCTCTGCTGTTCTTTGGTACCATAGCTG TTTTTATCATAGCCGTGGTGCTGCTAGCAATCACCTGCTTGTCAAGTATCCTTATGTGCAGTAAAAAGACCAAGAAAGAATAG
- the LOC112889998 gene encoding DNA mismatch repair protein PMS1 isoform X1, translated as MAGGGGGGGRADSSPAIKPISKAVVHRICSGQVIFDLSSAVKELVENSLDAGATSVEVSLKAYGEEWFKVSDNGCGISPANFQALALKHHTSKISDFSDLGSVVTFGFRGEALSSLCALGKLTVETRTKDEPVGTHLEFEHSGVVANQRKIARQVGTTVTVEKLFSTLPVRSKEFSRNIRKEYGKVISLLNAYALIAKGVRLLCTNTVGKNSKIVVLRTQGSSSMKDNVITIFGLNTFKCLEPFSVTISDGCQVEGYLSKPGPGTGRNSGDRQFFYVNGRPIDMPKITKVVNELYRSSNAKQYPVAILDFRIPTTSYDVNVAPDKRKIFFSSESMILRSLREAVENLYSPQQCSFSINHVEEPEKEEDTVTDGHNEDTNLIAADNVSSPDNSDDSEETDIEDQISPENQKEPSSATKVAIEATSRDVRPLSGGTATQADRSAWLPSFSYEQPKRLPKEGKCYASGTNHFRTGLAAKSTQSTTVQSSLMNFVSLNKRKHEDDCNLISEAPVLRRGICIEQARGTSLEANFVSPNKQNNVDDCSLNSEAPLLRRGACLEQVRRTSLEGNFVSSNKQKHEDNCSVISETPVLRRRACSEQVRRTSLEANSPAALRSSTFNISEFNLPLETNSLKHHSPQSFVSVRADVSPKHSKPPNTVTHGAEVSSPCDVHTTEPDVDVQHDRCLPISGAPNKFSVVEHQNTLSDSPLLDAHDYDEGAAVCSASVQYPSMQFTVAELRRRRKNGFRISQHANKANCLEKATRCYKAATLDIYVPSGDEAKSNSLAAATNELDRLFSKEDFGEMEVVGQFNLGFIIGKLNQDLFIVDQHAADEKYNFEGLSQSTTLNIQPLLQPLRLDLSPEEEVVVSMNMSTIRKNGFVLEEDLHASPGNHYLLKAVPFSKNITFGVQDVKELISMLADSQGDCSIISSYKLDKTDSVCPSRVRAMLASRACRMSTMIGDPLTKAEMRKILKNLTGLRSPWNCPHGRPTMRHLADLHAIRNKDSAGADVAL; from the exons ATGgctggaggagggggaggaggcggGCGCGCCGACTCCTCGCCGGCGATCAAGCCCATAAGCAAGGCGGTAGTGCACCGCATCTGCTCCGGCCAGGTCATCTTCGACCTCTCCTCCGCCGTCAAGGAGCTCGTCGAGAACAGCCTCGACGCCGGCGCCACCTCCGTCGAGGTCAGCCTCAAGGCCTACGGCGAGGAGTGGTTCAAGGTCTCTGACAACGGCTGCGGCATCTCGCCCGCCAACTTCCAG GCGCTTGCACTTAAGCACCACACGTCCAAGATATCGGATTTCTCCGACCTCGGATCCGTGGTCACATTCGGATTCCGGGGTGAAGCGCTGAGCTCGCTCTGCGCACTGGGGAAACTGACGGTTGAGACGAGGACCAAGGATGAGCCCGTTGGAACGCATTTGGAGTTTGAGCACTCAGGCGTGGTGGCCAACCAGAGGAAGATCGCACGGCAGGTTGGAACCACAGTGACCGTCGAGAAGTTGTTCTCCACCTTGCCAGTCCGGAGCAAGGAGTTTAGCAGGAACATTCGGAAAGAGTATGGGAAAGTGATCTCCCTGTTGAAT GCTTACGCCTTGATTGCCAAAGGGGTCAGGTTACTTTGCACTAATACTGTTGGAAAAAATTCTAAAATTGTGGTGCTTAGGACTCAAGGCAGCAGTTCAATGAAAGACAATGTCATTACCATATTTGGTCTGAACACTTTCAAGTGTCTTGAGCCCTTTAGTGTTACCATCTCAGATGGCTGCCAAGTAGAAGGCTATCTCTCAAAACCTGGACCTGGTACTGGTCGCAATTCAGGAGATAGACAATTCTTCTATGTGAATGGTAGACCTATCGATATGCCAAAGATCACAAAAGTTGTCAATGAGCTATACAGAAGCTCAAATGCAAAGCAATATCCTGTGGCTATCCTGGATTTCCGTATTCCAACTACATCCTATGATGTGAATGTAGCACCTGACAAGAGAAAAATTTTCTTCTCCTCTGAGAGTATGATTCTGCGGTCTTTACGGGAAGCTGTTGAAAATCTGTACTCCCCTCAACAATGCAGTTTCTCGATCAATCATGTTGAAGAGCCTGAAAAAGAAGAGGATACTGTTACTGATGGCCATAATGAAGACACAAATTTGATAGCAGCAGACAATGTTTCATCTCCTGACAATAGTGATGACAGTGAAGAAACGGACATTGAGGATCAGATTTCACCAGAGAACCAGAAAGAGCCTTCTTCAGCGACAAAGGTAGCAATTGAAGCCACATCTAGAGATGTGAGGCCCCTGTCAGGAGGCACAGCTACCCAGGCTGATAGATCTGCTTGGCTTCCATCCTTCTCATATGAGCAACCAAAAAGATTGCCTAAAGAAGGAAAATGTTATGCATCGGGAACAAATCATTTTAGAACAGGGCTTGCTGCAAAATCTACCCAATCAACTACTGTTCAATCTTCTCTTATGAACTTTGTATCACTAAACAAGCGGAAGCACGAAGACGATTGCAATCTTATTTCTGAAGCTCCAGTGCTGAGAAGAGGGATATGCATAGAACAAGCGAGGGGAACAAGTTTAGAAGCAAACTTTGTATCGCCAAACAAGCAGAACAACGTAGATGATTGCAGTCTTAATTCTGAAGCTCCACTGCTGAGAAGAGGGGCATGCTTAGAACAGGTGAGGAGAACAAGTTTAGAAGGAAACTTTGTTTCATCAAATAAGCAGAAGCACGAAGATAATTGCAGTGTTATCTCTGAAACTCCAGTGTTGAGAAGAAGGGCATGCTCAGAACAAGTGAGGAGAACAAGTTTAGAAGCAAATTCACCAGCTGCATTGAGATCAAGCACATTTAATATTTCTGAGTTCAATTTGCCTCTGGAAACAAACTCTTTAAAACATCATTCTCCACAATCATTTGTATCTGTGAGGGCAGATGTTTCACCAAAGCATTCAAAACCACCTAATACTGTGACCCATGGTGCAGAAGTATCAAGTCCATGTGATGTTCACACTACAGAACCTGATGTG GATGTGCAGCATGATCGATGCCTTCCAATTTCTGGTGCTCCCAATAAATTTTCAGTAGTCGAACATCAGAATACATTGAGCGATAGTCCTTTGCTTGATGCTCATGATTATGATGAAGGCGCTGCAGTATGTTCTGCATCTGTACAATATCCCAGTATGCAATTTACTGTTGCTGAGCTTAGGAGAAGAAGAAAGAATGGTTTTAGGATATCCCAGCATGCAAATAAAGCAAATTGTCTTGAGAAAGCTACAAG GTGCTATAAAGCCGCAACACTGGATATTTATGTACCCTCAGGTGACGAGGCAAAATCTAATTCATTAGCTGCAGCCACCAATGAATTGGACAGGCTTTTCAGTAAAGAAGATTTTGGAGAAATGGAG GTTGTTGGGCAATTTAATCTTGGTTTTATCATTGGAAAGCTTAACCAGGATCTGTTTATTGTAGATCAG CATGCTGCTGATGAGAAGTACAACTTTGAGGGCCTATCACAATCaacaactttgaacatacagCCTCTTCTCCA GCCACTGAGGCTTGATCTATCGCCAGAGGAAGAAGTAGTTGTTTCTATGAACATGAGCACTATCAG AAAAAATGGTTTTGTCTTGGAAGAAGATTTGCATGCTTCCCCTGGTAACCATTATCTTTTGAAAGCTGTGCCTTTCAGTAAAAATATTACATTTGGTGTTCAAG ATGTAAAGGAGTTGATCTCCATGCTTGCTGATAGTCAAGGAGATTGTTCAATAATCAGTAGCTACAAGCTCGATAAAACTGATTCTGTTTGCCCATCGAGGGTTCGTGCTATGTTGGCTTCGAGGGCTTGCCGAATGTCTACTATGATCGGTGATCCACTAACAAAAGCCGAGATGAGAAAG ATACTTAAAAACCTAACAGGATTAAGGTCCCCTTGGAATTGTCCACATGGGAGGCCAACAATGCGTCACCTGGCTGATCTGCATGCTATAAGAAACAAAG ATTCTGCAGGAGCAGATGTGGCGTTGTGA
- the LOC112890012 gene encoding armadillo repeat-containing protein LFR isoform X1: protein MQKQTGKSGGSGGGTPAKRGRPFGSTTGSGAAAAAAAAAVGDPGAPAALVGPSLQVLSALSALAIWQDSYVYFWLFSDQNNKRIVLALQSGLKSEILWALNALTVLSFKEKDDFRRDTTPLTKVPGLLDALLQVIDEWRDIAMPRDPLKPSRVRTLGANTTLSGFGQENMEKVYSDTGTASNDQSKTEESSVTKKRTASFWFDEDGLFNNDDEGRAERQQCAIAASNIIRNFSFMPENETIMVQHRHCLETVFQCLEDQNREDDELITNMLETLVNLAPVLDLRIFSSSKPSFIKMTEKGAVHAIMGMLSSSVKPWHCAAAELIGRLIINPDNESFLLPVIPQIYKRLVDLLSVPAYDAQAAAVSALYNVAEVNMDCRLKLASERWAVDRLLKIVKTPHPVPEVCRKTSMILESLVSEPQNRMHLLVHENTFAEILTTEGKYSDTFARILYELTARPSNKVTSGHAIWGNIN from the exons ATGCAGAAGCAGACGGGCAAGTccggcgggagcggcggcggcacgccgGCGAAGCGCGGCCGCCCGTTCGGGAGCACCACCGGCAGCGGagccgcggccgcagccgccgcggcggcggtcggCGACCCTGGGGCGCCCGCCGCGCTGGTCGGGCCGTCCCTTCAAGTCCTCTCGGCCCTCTCGG CATTGGCTATTTGGCAGGACAGTTATGTTTATTTTTGGCTTTTCTCAGATCAGAACAATAAAAGAATTGTCCTTGCATTGCAAAGTGGGTTGAAGTCAGAGATACTGTGGGCACTAAATGCCCTTACAGTACTCTCATTTAAGGAGAAGGATGACTTCCGACGTGATACAACACCTCTTACTAAAGTTCCTGGGCTCTTAGATGCTCTTCTTCAAGTT ATTGATGAATGGAGAGATATTGCAATGCCTAGGGACCCTCTGAAACCATCCAGAGTAAGAACTTTAGGTGCCAACACAACACTCTCGGGCTTTGGTCAAGAGAACATGGAAAAAGTCTACTCTGACACCGGCAC TGCGTCTAATGATCAATCGAAGACCGAGGAGTCCAGTGTCACGAAGAAGCGCACTGCAAGCTTTTGGTTTGATGAAGATGGCTTGTTTAACAACGATGATGAAGGGAGGGCAGAGAGGCAGCAGTGCGCTATTGCAGCCTCCAATATAATCCGTAATTTCTCTTTTATGCCAGAAAATGAGACTATCATGGTTCAACATAGGCATTGCTTGGAGACTGTATTTCAGTGCTTAGAAGACCAGAACAGAG AAGATGACGAGCTCATAACAAACATGCTGGAGACCCTTGTCAATTTAGCACCTGTGTTGGACTTGAGAATCTTCAGCTCATCGAAGCCATCGTTCATTAAAATGAC TGAAAAAGGTGCAGTTCATGCCATAATGGGTATGCTTTCATCTTCAGTAAAGCCATGGCACTGTGCTGCTGCTGAATTGATTGGGCGTCTGATAATAAATCCAGACAATGAGTCATTTCTTCTTCCTGTCATTCCACAG ATATACAAACGGCTAGTTGACCTTTTGAGTGTGCCAGCATATGATGCACAGGCTGCTGCTGTTAGCGCGCTCTACAATGTAGCTGAAGTGAATATGGATTGCAGGCTAAAGCTTGCCAGTGAGCGATG GGCTGTTGACAGACTCCTAAAGATTGTGAAGACGCCGCATCCTGTGCCTGAGGTCTGCAGGAAGACGTCGATGATACTGGAGAGCCTCGTCTCCGAGCCTCAAAACAGGATGCACCTCCTTGTGCACGAGAACACATTTGCTGAGATCCTGACGACAGAAGGGAAATACTCGGACACATTTGCTCGGATCCTGTATGAACTGACTGCAAGGCCGAGCAACAAGGTGACCTCGGGGCATGCTATCTGGGGAAACATAAACTGA
- the LOC112890012 gene encoding armadillo repeat-containing protein LFR isoform X2, translating into MQKQTGKSGGSGGGTPAKRGRPFGSTTGSGAAAAAAAAAVGDPGAPAALVGPSLQVLSALSDQNNKRIVLALQSGLKSEILWALNALTVLSFKEKDDFRRDTTPLTKVPGLLDALLQVIDEWRDIAMPRDPLKPSRVRTLGANTTLSGFGQENMEKVYSDTGTASNDQSKTEESSVTKKRTASFWFDEDGLFNNDDEGRAERQQCAIAASNIIRNFSFMPENETIMVQHRHCLETVFQCLEDQNREDDELITNMLETLVNLAPVLDLRIFSSSKPSFIKMTEKGAVHAIMGMLSSSVKPWHCAAAELIGRLIINPDNESFLLPVIPQIYKRLVDLLSVPAYDAQAAAVSALYNVAEVNMDCRLKLASERWAVDRLLKIVKTPHPVPEVCRKTSMILESLVSEPQNRMHLLVHENTFAEILTTEGKYSDTFARILYELTARPSNKVTSGHAIWGNIN; encoded by the exons ATGCAGAAGCAGACGGGCAAGTccggcgggagcggcggcggcacgccgGCGAAGCGCGGCCGCCCGTTCGGGAGCACCACCGGCAGCGGagccgcggccgcagccgccgcggcggcggtcggCGACCCTGGGGCGCCCGCCGCGCTGGTCGGGCCGTCCCTTCAAGTCCTCTCGGCCCTCTCGG ATCAGAACAATAAAAGAATTGTCCTTGCATTGCAAAGTGGGTTGAAGTCAGAGATACTGTGGGCACTAAATGCCCTTACAGTACTCTCATTTAAGGAGAAGGATGACTTCCGACGTGATACAACACCTCTTACTAAAGTTCCTGGGCTCTTAGATGCTCTTCTTCAAGTT ATTGATGAATGGAGAGATATTGCAATGCCTAGGGACCCTCTGAAACCATCCAGAGTAAGAACTTTAGGTGCCAACACAACACTCTCGGGCTTTGGTCAAGAGAACATGGAAAAAGTCTACTCTGACACCGGCAC TGCGTCTAATGATCAATCGAAGACCGAGGAGTCCAGTGTCACGAAGAAGCGCACTGCAAGCTTTTGGTTTGATGAAGATGGCTTGTTTAACAACGATGATGAAGGGAGGGCAGAGAGGCAGCAGTGCGCTATTGCAGCCTCCAATATAATCCGTAATTTCTCTTTTATGCCAGAAAATGAGACTATCATGGTTCAACATAGGCATTGCTTGGAGACTGTATTTCAGTGCTTAGAAGACCAGAACAGAG AAGATGACGAGCTCATAACAAACATGCTGGAGACCCTTGTCAATTTAGCACCTGTGTTGGACTTGAGAATCTTCAGCTCATCGAAGCCATCGTTCATTAAAATGAC TGAAAAAGGTGCAGTTCATGCCATAATGGGTATGCTTTCATCTTCAGTAAAGCCATGGCACTGTGCTGCTGCTGAATTGATTGGGCGTCTGATAATAAATCCAGACAATGAGTCATTTCTTCTTCCTGTCATTCCACAG ATATACAAACGGCTAGTTGACCTTTTGAGTGTGCCAGCATATGATGCACAGGCTGCTGCTGTTAGCGCGCTCTACAATGTAGCTGAAGTGAATATGGATTGCAGGCTAAAGCTTGCCAGTGAGCGATG GGCTGTTGACAGACTCCTAAAGATTGTGAAGACGCCGCATCCTGTGCCTGAGGTCTGCAGGAAGACGTCGATGATACTGGAGAGCCTCGTCTCCGAGCCTCAAAACAGGATGCACCTCCTTGTGCACGAGAACACATTTGCTGAGATCCTGACGACAGAAGGGAAATACTCGGACACATTTGCTCGGATCCTGTATGAACTGACTGCAAGGCCGAGCAACAAGGTGACCTCGGGGCATGCTATCTGGGGAAACATAAACTGA